The nucleotide sequence CAAATCTTTAGTAATGGAGTAAATCCTTTGGTATGCATCCCAACTCTAAAATGACCGAGTATACCGTTGTGCTGCAGCTTACCAACTTTAGAAAGAACTGCCAACAGTTGATGGCATTCAAAGGGACAGTTATGCTTCACAAATCGGTGCCTCGATGTCGGATCATTCATAGTCAGTCATGAGAAATGAGAAATCTGTATAAAAAGGTCACTAATTAAAGGGGGAAAACCCTGAGCTGTGTCTTATTCTTTTCTGGCTCTGctaagttttttatttgaagcCATTTGTGAAGCTATCATGACATTTGTATAACATTTATGTTGTAgttctcttattttttatttgaatattgaTCTTGTACATCTACTTTGCGGTGTAATACCgtgctatttttattttatataaatgagATGTAGGAAGAGTTTACTGGTTATACATTGTGACCACATAAAGACTTGCTTAGGTGTTTGAAAGAGCTCCTGAGTACCTTTCGTTAGTAGTTTGTACAAAATTTGTGAAATAAGCGCTTCCCgaataaaatacataaataagctatttacCAAATGCTTGATTGGAGATCTCATGTTGACCAGTGATATGGTGGCCATAAATGAAGGCAATCTTCTCGCGTTACAATCTGCGAATCACAACAATTTTATATGACCTACACCCTCCGgccactaatataagcaaaaaaccactttttagatacattcaattaatgatgtatgtagtctttattatatgtcgcatacatcattaattgaatgtatctaaatagttgatttttgcttatattagtgaccggagggtgtatgctatttattcattaagaaaaagaaaatcccGTGATAATTTTGAGAATCATTGAGCAAATGGAGAGAAATCGTAGTTATAAAACAGTTCTTTACTGATCTGAAACTTGGTGCATTGATTTGTTAGACAAAACTTTTTATGCGGTAGTGTATACTTCAAAATGTTCCTTAGAAAGaccatataaaataaataaaatgatataatcTTTTGCAGCTCATAACTTCAAGAGAAGAAACCAATTATCAAGGATTTAAAATTCAAGAGAACCCAAATcgatataaaaaattacaaaagaatatAAATGCAATAATAAATGAAAGCACGATGTTTGATTTATATTTGTGGTTCATACTATACCACGTTTGTGTGTATATATGTGCACATTGCACATGTGCACTTATTTTAGACAAAGACAtaagttaaataatttaaaatggtATATTTGTTTGGTCGAGGAGTTCAAGCTGATGGGCAGAAGGTGATTGCATAGTCGGGTCTTGCAAAGCAAGTGAAAATGCTGCTCTTATCGTCGTAAGCATAACTGTAAGCACCGGGGCACTCGTCCTTGAAAATCTTAGAGTAGTCTGTGGGTGGACATTTTTCTTCAGTATTGAAATCTCCACGACAACAATATTTATCTTCCTTTAAAGCCAAACAAGCGCTCTTACAAGCAAACACACTCCCATCAGAACCAATCACCTGGAGCTCTGAAGGACACACAACATTAATGTTCCTAGGACAACTAGCGGTTTTGCAGTCACCACTCCCACCTTGTGGCATTACGGACATGGGCACATTGAACCCATCAACATTGCTCACATCGTAGAAATCTTGTCCCCCGTTGGATGCTATTGTTATTTCTACCAGTGTTGCTGGTGGGATTGCGCCAGCACCGTTGCAACCGACTTGACCGGAGGCACAATCGGCGGTGGCGCAGCTGAACCTTCCGTTGTTGTCGGAGCATCCAGTTCGGCCCCAAAATCTTCCCGACCATGGTGATGGAAGGTCCACCGCAATTGTTGCTCCAGGTCCTAACTCAAAACCCGTTGTCGATAGCTGAGGTTTTTGGTCTCCAGTTAACGTTCCTGGCCATACAGTGTATGCACACCTATTTGTGAATGTCACCTTAGCTCCTCCAACCACTGCATACAAATGAAAAATACGTTCATATTAGAAGAGCAAATGAATTTATTAACCACATGAAGAGAAATAAACTAAGCTAAATGAATTAATGGATTAACTATATGgaaaattaatgtagttgaGTACTGATATATATACCATAGAAGAGGAATGCAAAGCTAAAGCATAAAGCAACACGGTTGCACTTCATTTTGGATATATAGACTTCTCTCTTCGCAGTATTTTTCTCTTTCGATTGTAGTTTGCTGTTTGAAAGTGATTGATGAagtttctctcttcttcttgacatatatatatagccTTCTACATATACAAATTATTGGCTTAATTATAATATTGCTACCCTATTTACATCCGTTCAAGAAATTGGTTTCTAATTTTCAAATCactgtggttttttttttttttttttgtcaaaaaaatcacTAAGTTGTTTTGATTATATACatactattaattaaattataatataaaagaaaaagaaatttgaagttGAAATTGAAGCTTTAATAGAGTTGTTTTGCACTTTTATGAGTATTGATCAttcaatatcaacaacatagtcaacatatttttttttggaaggaacATAATCAACATATTGCATTATATaaaactagcgaaaagacggatACGTTTACTGCGCTAAAATttgaacacacacacacattcatatcgtgtttgttatattttttttaatatttaaatttattcttatctatttattacatatgttatttatattgaaaattgagggcatttttggaaaagaaaatccagcccaaaagtgctgaaaaaaggtaattttctttatatataatatagattaactttaaaatgtctaatatttaatttttatatgatatctatatatttttttttagcatattATCATTACTCCttctgttttaaaatgagtgtcatttTAGCCAGAAAAATTGTTTcgaaatgaatgtcactttcggtttccaatgcaataataactttttattttcaattgtaccattcaattaatattatatacactacttccaaagtattattttttctttaatgaaaaacaaatcaatagttgattaggataatttggtaaaataacatatctctttcttttaattaaggctaaattatgtttttggtcccttaactatttaattaatatcactttggtcccttaattaaaatttgatttattttggtatcttaACTTATCttcgttacacattttggtcatttccgttagttttaattcaaaaccgttaggttttcttcattttcttatgGAATTTTTCTcggatttttgttgttgaaggttgatggagatgatatgaagatgaagaagacctaacgttttttaattaaaattaacggaaaggaccaaaatgtgcaaggagagaaagttaagataccaaaataaatcaaattttaattaaaggaccaaaacgatactaattaaattgtcaagggaccaaaaatgcaatttagcctttaattaatgcattttttaatatgtgtgtaaaaaccttaaacaacactcattttgaaatggagggagtaataattaTTCCTATATAAAttagttgttttattttctttttgtcaaaaGTACTTTTCTTGCTGAATTTGACAATAGGTCACAATTTTatggagaatgctaaccattgtCCTTGGGGCATTGGATAaagggataaaaatagaaatataacattggaaaatggtgaaaattgataaatttaactttttaaaagttaaaatgttgttgaaaccaatgcaaacatcctacttttggcttccttaaccattgccctcagggcaatggttagcaagaccctaatTTTATTAATCCCTCCCAATTTAACTAAGATAGTTGACcattttacacatattaagaaaagtgtataaatgaaagagagagaaaaatgattttgagtgTCTTTGacaagtattggtgcattcttctttatcataaatgtaaaggagaatatattgaattgagagtggtGAAAagagtattaattagagttataattggaaaaaataattaatgttgtattcaAAAGTGAAACAGATCAATACTcttagacaatttttttttttacaaatgacttAGTTATTATGAGACGGAAAGAGTAATAAAAAAGCATCAGGGGATTAGGCCGAAATCTAATTATTtacaaatataaagaaaataaggcAAACCTGCTGGATCCCTAACAAAGAGGGATTTCACAAAATTTGGCAAAGAGAGCCACCACAGCCCATGATTGAAATTGATGCCATGCCTGATAGAATTACTATTCCTTTGATTGCGTATTAATTAGATTAGGCATTTGTTGAcattacatttttgtttttgacaaatgtTGAGAATACATTTATCGTGTTGACAATGTCAACCGATAGAATAAcgattatcattatttttttctaaaaattccaTTAGAGTTTGGTTTGAAAATACAAGTTATTACTTTTGTTTTAACAATAATGGATAATGATCAACATTACAAAATTGTATGACAAGACACACAAGAatgaataatttataaaatggaTATATAATGATGGGCACGATTATTATCTTTAACAAGTGCGTTTGTTCaagattaaaaaatgaaaataatttaggaTTGTGCGAACAAATGTCCTTAGAACATTAAGTAAATCAAAAGTAATAAATTTGCATtaaattcaacaacttttttaacttttaaaaagttaaattgatcatttttcaccatttttcattacaatagttttatttttatcctcttAATCAATGTCCTAACGACACTCTTTAATATTTTCCAATAATTTATAAGTTGGAAAATGCTaacacattaaaaaattaaaatggaaatttCATATTGAGAATTGTGTAATCAAGACATTGAAACATTAACAAATATTCTCTCCGTTTCATAATATTTGTCCatttttaagaataattttgtttcacaatacttgtcacatttaagtttcaatgcaacattaattattgtcttgtcaataatacccttgcatatttattgcagagagagagagagaaaaaaaaaatagaataaaataataaatggttaagggtattatagaaaacacacatataatttcctcaaaaataacaaaatttatttggtttcttggttattgcaatttctccaaaatggacatgtattttgaaacggagggagttaCTTTTTCTACATCAAagatatcaatatttttttaattttcactattaaataataaagggAAATATTAACTTATGCCCTTAAGGTACATGTTCAAGATTCCActaatagaaattatgtatcgaaaattatgttaatttattgtttaaaaattttaatattaatttttatcatttaatatttatcattcGTGGCAAGAAATTTAatgcttaacatgtgccctaagggcacaagttaacatgacccaatAGTAAAAAGGTAGAAGTATTAGATTAggccaaaacaattttttttgaggaaacaaatattattaaaacaaataatattagaTTAGGCATTTCTAATAAATCTTAtcttgcatgtaaaaaaaacaacaacttaGCTTTACGGTAGACATTAGCAATCTTGGTTGCTTTCATTAGAGACATcattatgaaaataattgacATAAGAGTTTTctattttgtcaaataatttgCGGATTAAAAAATTATCCATTAACGTGAATAAATAGGGGAATTTAGGGTCGAACCTCGACTCGTGTATAGTACAACATTTCTACCAACTAAATTATGCTCATGAACACGACATAAGAGTTTTATACTCACGAGTATTTAAAGTTCCACGTTGAAGATACTCAATTGCCTCCTAGGAACCCGATTCAATAATAATCCAATTAAACCCCCTTATCCAATGTCAATTTAATTACATGAAAAATAGCAAGAAGTTTAGAAGTGACAATTGTACAACCTTCCAACTTTAAAGAAAACACCGTTAGAAAGTCTTTGTTTGAATTTCGGATGATTCGGCTACGGGATCCCAGATATCCAAATTGCTTGAAAAATCGTCATGTTCATCACAAAATTTTGATCAATGAGTGATGTATGAGCAGAAGAACTAGAAAACATTCCATCATTGTTCAACTTCCAACCACCTTGTCTTCAACATTGATTCGAGTAGTATCTGCTGGAGACTTCGCTAGAAATTTTGACAAAACCCTCGCTAGAAATTTAAACCATAACGCTCATTGTTGATCCAAGGAATTGTATAATTCCCGCATTTATACTTCACTCTTATCATGGAAATTTCAAGATCCGATTTATTATTGCACAATTGCCAACCAGCTTGCATAAGAGACAATTCATTCATGTTTCTAGCTGAATGCAATCCCAATCAACCATACATTATGAAAATGCGAATCTTTTCCCAAGATATTGAATGGATTCGGTTTCGATCCATTCTCATTATTTCCCAAATGAATCCTAGACTTTCTATTTATTCCATCACAAATATGCATAGACAACAACATTGATTGCATAACATAAGTTGGAATTGCTTGGATAACTGATTTAGCTAAAGTAAGCCTTCATACAAAAGAGAGGTTTTTGACGCCtacaaaataaatccaaaataatgtTCATGTAATTAATCTACTCCAAATTTGCTTCAGCTAATAGGAGCAAATCATCCAAAAATGCTACATGTTCTAATTTTGGAGCACCTTTATTAATTTGAAATGGTTTCCACATGGCTTTTTGCACCGCCAAATTTATCAGATGAAAAAGTCTCTAAATGCACATGACAAAAGGATATGGTGAAACAGGATCTCCTTGACGGATGCCCATAGATAGAAAGAAACAATTAGGGCTTTCTCATTCCAAAGCACTTGTATCCTTACTGTTGAAATACACATCCATCCTCACAAGTAAAAAGCGTGCATTTACACTAAAAGGTAAAATGTTCCACTCAATCCATACAATGTGCTAACATCTATGTCAAATAAAACATACATCCAAGCATATTCATAAGATAGTATCAAGTATGGATCACTAAGGAATTATAAGGGTTATAAAGAGGTTGATCtacaaaaaaatcattgtttttctAGATAGTTCAAGAAGCCTACTAAGAATAAGGGAGCATTTATTTCATAGGTGCATAAATATATAATCCTATATACAACCATTTATAAACTATATACAACATACACAACTTTTATATACAAAAATCTACAAATCCCTTAATTTCTTGTAAGAGTAATGCTATATATATCTAGAAGAAATTGATCACGAAAAACAGGTTAGCCAATCTAAATTGTCCCTGGCCGGATATCATGGGGTGCTggttgaatatatattttttgatgaaGGAGAAGTCAactaaatttcaaaatcaaagggaCGCAAATCTGTCAAATCATTCTTGAATTATCACGGTTTACTCCTTCGCTATATCCATCATTAGCCTTCTTGTAAATATAACAACCTTATTTGGAGTAAGAAATAGTCATCCATAAAATAGTTTCCATCTCCAAAGCATTTACACGACCACGATAAAATACAAGATTGGGCCCCTTCTCAAAGATTTGATGGAATGGCCCAGCCCACCCAAGAGCGCTTATGTAATATGGGAACTCATGGCTGGAAACAATCCTTATGGTTTTGATATCCGGTAGGAATAATAAGAATCAAAGTTCAAGGTTGGTTGGTGAGCCTAGTGATAGGAGACTATCTAGCTTGGTTCGGAGAGCACTTGTTGGGTTAAAGATTTTTATTGTTGCTAAATGTTATGTTACGCCTAAATGCTGAACTATTGACCCTACTTGTTCGGATGGGTGTTCACCCCAAAGTGTTCCCGGACTATGCATGCGGAGTTTCCTCACCTTTGTgcccaaaaaaatattgaacacTAAATTTggtaatataaaataaatttacccTTCCGTGAGTGGTTTCACCAGACAATTGAACCAGTTCCTTCTTCACCTGATTGATAGAAATGTTAATGTTAGAGCTTAATTGTTTGAGTCTTTGTTGTTTTAGCCTACGTCTCATGAGATTACTTGTAATGCAAGTAATCTAGCCTTGAGCTTTCCATCATGATGCTTAGCAATAAATAAGCTCCCATTGTACTTTGAgataatgaatgaaatcaatattttcacattgCAAGAAAACGGGCTGCTATGACCCGCTGGGACATTCGATATTTATCGCATTGCATTTAGCAAATTACAACAAttttatatgacttatgataTTGATTCATTAAGGAAAAGAAACCCCATGATAATTTTGAAAATCATCGAGCAAATGGAGAGAATCGTTGTTATAAAACAGAATTCTTTTCAGATCTCAAACTTAATGCATTTATTTGTTAGACAAAACATTTAATGTAGATggttatattttaaaatgttcgCTGAAAAGGccatataaataaaatgataaaatcatttGCAGCTCATAACATAAAGAGAAGAACCCAAATAATAACTTCatgaatttaataatttatcaaaaaatataaaatacaaaaataaatgaaagcaCGCTATGTTTTGATTTATACTATACCACAAGTTTGTGTGTATATGTGCACATTTATATATGTGCTCTTATTTTATATAAAGACATAAGTTCAATGATTTAAAATGGCATATTTGTTTGGTCATGGAGTTCAAGCTGATGGACAGAAGGTGATGGCATAGTCGGGTCTTGCAAAGCAAGTGAAAGTGCTGCTCTTATCG is from Medicago truncatula cultivar Jemalong A17 chromosome 1, MtrunA17r5.0-ANR, whole genome shotgun sequence and encodes:
- the LOC25483910 gene encoding thaumatin-like protein 1b, coding for MKCNRVALCFSFAFLFYVVGGAKVTFTNRCAYTVWPGTLTGDQKPQLSTTGFELGPGATIAVDLPSPWSGRFWGRTGCSDNNGRFSCATADCASGQVGCNGAGAIPPATLVEITIASNGGQDFYDVSNVDGFNVPMSVMPQGGSGDCKTASCPRNINVVCPSELQVIGSDGSVFACKSACLALKEDKYCCRGDFNTEEKCPPTDYSKIFKDECPGAYSYAYDDKSSIFTCFARPDYAITFCPSA